The following is a genomic window from Streptomyces chrestomyceticus JCM 4735.
CGGCAGCAGGTCGCAGGTCTCCGTCGTACGCCAGGACGCCGGACGGCGCTCCCGGTGGGCCGAGACCCGCGCCGCCCACTCGGTGTCCCCGTCCCGGGTGCCGCCGGTCGCGACGTACAGCACGTCGGGGAAGGCGGCCAGCCGCCGCTCGGCCTCCGCCGACTTGCCGCTGCGCGCGCCGCCCAGCACCAGTGTGCGGCGCGGCAGGTCGGGCACCGCGTGGTACTCGCCGACCAGCAGCGACGTGCCGTCCGGCACGGTGCGCGCCCCCGCCGCCGCCAGCCGCCGGTGCAGCTCGGGGCCGGGCGGCACGGTGTGGTCCAGATGGACGCCCAGCACGTCCGTCGCCGCGTCCACCGCGCCGCTCGCCCGCAGCCGCGCCAGCGCGTCCGGCCGCCCCAGGACGTCCAGCAGGACCATGTCGTACGGGCGGACACCGCGGCCGCCCTCGCCCTCGGCCGCACCGGCCGGCGCGGCGCCCGGCGGCAGGTACAGCAGCCGCTCGCCGTCGGCGCCGCCGACCTCGTAACCGGTGCCCGGCACGTCCACGGCGACGGCCCGCACCCGGTGCCCGTCCAGCAGCGCCAGCTCCCGGCCGTCCGCGACCCGCCCCGGCTGCGGCAGCCCGGCGGGCACCTCCATGGCCGGACCGTCGTGCGGGTGCGAGAGCAGCACCTGCCGTACGGCGGTGAGCGAGTGCCCGGCGCGGGCGGCCGCGAAGGCCGGACCCGGCGTCAGATCCAGCAGCAGCGCCCCGTCGACGAGCAGCGCGGTGGCCGCCCGCGCCTCGTCGCCGACGGCGGAGGCACAGGCGGCGCAGGGGCAGCCGGGGCGCGGCAGCCCGCGGGGGGCTCCGGTGCCGAGGAGAGTCAGTTCCACCCGCCGATTTTCCCCCGCCGGTGCCGACCGGGCGCGCGGGGGCCCGTCTCGACACGGCCGTTAGGCTGCGGAACAGCACGTACGCGGGACGTACGCCGCGCGTTCGCGGGGAATACGCCGCTCGTACGGCGCTCGTCCGGAGGACAGCAGCAGGGCCGCGCCACGGCACGCCGCGGGGCGGCAGCGGTACGCGAACCAGCAGGCACTCGGTGGGACCCAGGAGGCGGACATGGTGTGGACGTGGCGGTTCGAGAAGGCCGACGGTACGGAGACGGAGCCCGCGGTGCAGCCCGAGGACTTCACGACCCAGGGGGACGCGGAGTCCTGGATCGGCGAGGTGTGGAAGGACCTCCTCGAAGGGGGCGCCGACAGGGTGACGCTCTTCGAGGACGGCAGCGAGATCTACGCGATGAGCCTGCACGCCGACGCGGGCTGAGCCGCGTACCGGCGCCGGCCGGGCCACGGCCCGGCCGGCGCCCCGCCGGTCGCGCCTAGGCGCCGTTCTCCGTCCCCTCGTGGCCGGGGACGACAACCGGAAGCCCTGCGGTCTCCCACGCTTCCAGGCCGCCTGCCACGGTGTAGACGGAGGACCGGCCCGCGCGGAGCGCCTGCGCGCCGCCCTGCACGCTGCGGGTGCCCGTGCGGCACACGAAGGCCAGCGGGCCGTCGGGCAGATCCGACAGCGCGGCCG
Proteins encoded in this region:
- a CDS encoding bifunctional adenosylcobinamide kinase/adenosylcobinamide-phosphate guanylyltransferase; its protein translation is MELTLLGTGAPRGLPRPGCPCAACASAVGDEARAATALLVDGALLLDLTPGPAFAAARAGHSLTAVRQVLLSHPHDGPAMEVPAGLPQPGRVADGRELALLDGHRVRAVAVDVPGTGYEVGGADGERLLYLPPGAAPAGAAEGEGGRGVRPYDMVLLDVLGRPDALARLRASGAVDAATDVLGVHLDHTVPPGPELHRRLAAAGARTVPDGTSLLVGEYHAVPDLPRRTLVLGGARSGKSAEAERRLAAFPDVLYVATGGTRDGDTEWAARVSAHRERRPASWRTTETCDLLPLLEGGARPEDRTGGPAAQAAPDDSPLLIDCLALWLTHVMDEVGAWDDGKWAAGGERELRARVDELVAAVRGTRRPVVAVSNEVGSGVVPATASGRRFRDELGRLNAMFGAECEHVLLVVAGQALALRG